The segment GGAAGGTGACGAAGGAGAGGCTCTTGCTGCGCTGCTGCTTCTCGTAGACAGCGGTCTGCGGCGGCACCTCGTCGCCGCTGCTCAGCTCCTCCACGCAGTTGCGCAGCACCGAGCGGAACAGCCGCGGCACCTCGTGCACCTCGGGCTCCACCTGCGTCACCAGCTTCCTGAACCTGCAGCGGGACGGATCACTTTGTTACAAGAACAGCTTAAAACAAGGTCACACAAgcaaagaagaggacagaggcagaTGCCCTGGTTAGAGTAAAGGGTGATGGGAAGGGGGGTGAGGTAAAACCAGCAAACCAATATAGTGGAACAAGAGTGGAAAAAGAAGCaccattacataaaagcaagtctatagaAGCTAAAAGTCAACCATgagttactgctgctactggaGAGCCACAGTGATGACCCTTGACATTTGGGATGGATAggaactggatggatggaaacaACTTGTGAGCAGGGTCCAACAGGTCTATGGGAACTGATCTAGGATCCCTGGTCAGGTTACATGGGTATATCAACCTAACCATAACTTAGGATGCAAGCTGGACTTAGTTCAGCATTCTTATTCTGAGATGCTTTATGCATGCGGCCTTGAAAGCTAAGGGTGTTACACAAGGGATTAGAACCGAGGGGCTAGAGCCTAGACggcctggcctctctctctctgtatctctctctctctctctctctctctcaatctcttctTGCCTGTCTCTCACGCACTCTCTGTCTatcttttcctgtctgtctcttataCTTGTACTCTGTCtttgtcaattcaattcaattcaattcaattcaattcaattcaaggtgctttattggcatgacagttcacaaacaaacaatattgccaaagcatgtaacaagagattaatcatcaattaaccaacatttcagaaaaataattccatcctttgtctctctctctatttgtctcgttcatcctgtctctgtctgtcactgtctctctttctgccagtctgtctgtctctctacctgtctctctctctgtctctgtttccctgtctccctctcacctgACGATGACAGGGCCACACTGTGGAGGAGGGATCTTGGCACAGAggtcctgcagctccagcaggtcGTTGGGCGTCAGCTCGTAGGGCGGCGGGTTGGGGTTGTTGGCCAGCCAGCTGTAGtcggcggtggaggaggagctgcggCGCCGGCGCCGGCCCTCCGTCGCTCTCTCCAGGCGGACGCGCTCGGTGCGCTTCACCATGGCCCCCAGCTCCAGCATCAGAGTGTTGGTGACCAGCTCTGCGGTGGAACGCTGGCCGGGGACTTTGGGCTCCAGGGAGAACACGGCCGACCAGGGAAACATCTGGGAATAAAGGacagaagaggtggaggagtaAAAAGAGCGAATACAGGTTTAAGAAAATAGATTTGTTTTTAGGTTGAAGAAGAAAGGCAAGAGAATATCCGTGCCTTGGGCATCAACTGAGTggcctaagtgagtccaaatttgaccTTGTAGTTTTTAGCATTATACTGAGGAGCAAAGATTGAGTAATAGtccacagaaatgtatttggaagccataaaCATCACATCAGAGGAGCATTCAAgtccaatgttccctctaagctcagtgtgtctgtgcaagATAGTTTAGTGACCAACGCCACATTgaccaataataataacatcttgtcagtcatccATCTCCACTTGTCCCCATACATTTAGTCTATATAAGCAGGTTTTGgtgcaaatgatattagattcAGGGACCTTTCTATAGCTTAGGGTGTGGCAAATTGAAGCCTCTAATTAATTCATACTGAATCCATAATATAATATCTGAAATATAGACTGTATGCCAGATACAACTTTTTCAGTATGTACTATAGGTATAAAGAGCCTCAGAACAAGTTTAACAGCAAAACCTGAATGGCAAGCAGTCACtctcatataaataaatcatcCTATATCGCTGATCAATACAAACCGTGTTTCCATAGACACTGATATAGGCTTTTATTGTCTTACAGTAAATGCTATATAATATTCAATCAGGCAGAAGTTTATTATCTTACCTTCATGGAACTGGGTTTCTAATGCTGTAGGGTAATCTTGTCTGATACAAATCCTCCTCCTGTTTGGTAAAAGCCTTTTGTTAGCAGCAAAATGAACAGTTGGCCACCATGGGCTTGTAATATACAAGAAATAAAACTCCTTTCCCTCGGACTGAATGCACACAACTACCTGACCACCTTGCTACCTTTGATGGTCCGTGGCAGACAGTGCGTGTACTTTTGCAAGGAgcgtgtggtatgtgtgtgtgagtttgggATTGAGAATAAATGTAATCCTGTATTAATAACGAGTGAGTGACGGGATAAGCTTACCTCATGACATGAGCCTACACCTGGGTGAGGcgcgtgtctgtctgtgtgtgtgtgtgtgtgtgtctttgtgggTTGGAGTGTGCATTTGCAGCTACAGTTGTCACGCAGCCGTCCCTCTCACCGCAGGGGGGGTGGCAATGTGATTATCAAACATCTCCCGTGGAACAGGACAGATATAAAGTGTAAGAAAAGCAGCCAGCGCAGAGGGAAGGTGGGGGGTTGCATGATAGTGTGGGAACCTAATCATTGTTGTGCTGTTTAtagagtgtttctctctcctgacttccctgcctgtctgcacTGTACTGTCTGAAAAGCTAGTGCAGTACGTGAGTATATTTAAGGATTAATAACAGTTTGCattagaatgaaaaaaaaaagtgtaatttgGATGacaaagctcaaacaaacatgAGCCCAAAAAGCCCAGTGTCCAACTCCAGTGTCACTGGAGCAGCACCAGGTTCAGGTCCACTGATGAGACTGATATTAGCTGTGTTAGTCATGGTCACcaaatattcacaaatattgattcaGCTGTTTCAGATGATAAAAATAACATGCGAGTCCTGCTTTAGCATGGATTTTTACTGTAAGGGAATTTGGGTCACTTGCGCAATAGAGGCAATAATAGGATTTTAAGGAATAGTCTTACTTATGTGTCTTatgtttcaattcaatttcatttcatttcatttaaattatttgttttatgttattgtttttattttaactaaTTTTAATTAATAGTAAAATCCAGAGAGAGGGTTCAGCCCATACATTCTACTCAACCACAGTCTCATACAGTTGTGTTGGACACTGTGTAGCACTGAGTACTCTAGAGCAGTTGGGGGCcgatgccttgctcaaaggcacttccACAGTAGCTGACGGGGGAGGAGAGACATTTTCCTAGACAATCACAAAATGTGCtcctctaacctttaggctccCACCATAACTGTCCAGATAAATAACAGATCTCCTAGTTTGCAGACAATAATCCGTTACCATGTGACTAAGGACACAGATCGGCTAAAGACCTGTAATTATCAGACTGTTATGACCAAGCATTGGACCCACATTACATAAGTGTGTTAACAGTCCGCCCACTAGCACATTGTATAGTATGTATGGTAGCTGTACTTCTTTCTGTACCACTCAGCACTGAGCCACCAAATCCCAGATTACATTCAAATCCACAGCCTTCCTGGAATAATGAGCCATCTGACTCTAATTACAGCTGCCTACAGTGGGTGCTATATCATTACCACTGTTGCTAAAGGGGAAAGGTTGTTTCTTACTGTATGTGATCAAGCAGTGCCTCTggtgaaaaaacacacccacccAACTAGAAACATAATTTGATGGGTAGAATCAAAGACGAAAAATGGCCAGCGCTCAAGAAACAATATTCAGACTCATTTCAGAGATTTCTAGTTTGAATTCTTTAACATAAACGTTTTGGTGCTCAGAACAAGACTGAAGATCTTTTCTGAATCATAAGGGTCCTAATGCAATTTTTGGCACACATCCAATCAAGAAAGCAGCACTTGCGTCATTAAAATctccatttttaaaattgaGTTGCTCTGATTGCTCCCACTCCCCATCTGCTCCCATTCC is part of the Centroberyx gerrardi isolate f3 chromosome 16, fCenGer3.hap1.cur.20231027, whole genome shotgun sequence genome and harbors:
- the LOC139933098 gene encoding protein RD3, which produces MKMFPWSAVFSLEPKVPGQRSTAELVTNTLMLELGAMVKRTERVRLERATEGRRRRRSSSSTADYSWLANNPNPPPYELTPNDLLELQDLCAKIPPPQCGPVIVRFRKLVTQVEPEVHEVPRLFRSVLRNCVEELSSGDEVPPQTAVYEKQQRSKSLSFVTFRSKLRNGPFFKGSAIGGSRGNLQQQVDWSDDDDDDDDGEGDEEAAIKARARRGRSRSMPEITPMEQSAHR